The following are encoded in a window of Palaemon carinicauda isolate YSFRI2023 chromosome 31, ASM3689809v2, whole genome shotgun sequence genomic DNA:
- the LOC137624396 gene encoding uncharacterized protein isoform X1, translating into MRPKAQLVNVTNHVRPSLEEIKEKFFVASEGYMDVTRRFNERERQGGKSSTSLAVNVKYEDNETNRISTADAASLRKRCTLCLENHATHKCIKYKEPEHKLRRLEELNGCKKFANIGHTTDKCKFKFFKKCYFCKGWHFSFLCEHQGEKSHDEKLQMNERGSKEVKAGNSKHRETSSDVMIITKALHTTDGASVLPTFTCEMLNGALVRGLKDCGCQTSFVTEKLASDNRLKVLGDNVSLTVNGFNSSKKYKSKIVELKYNFDDKACIMHALCVPSIDINLSLPGISEVARAFAKKGFKLADKYLTDGSDKIKDIDLILGTNDAHCLLDFSVKFGNDQPSVYLGSTAGVMLMGNVKIRQQNLPYLSKDFSCSRCSKHSRSVADYEEE; encoded by the coding sequence ATGAGACCTAAAGCTCAGCTTGTAAATGTGACTAATCATGTGCGTCCATCACTTGAGGAGATAAAGGAAAAATTCTTTGTAGCATCTGAAGGTTATATGGACGTCACACGAAGGTTTAATGAAAGGGAGAGACAAGGAGGAAAATCTTCTACATCACTTGCAGTTAATGTTAAATATGAGGATAATGAAACTAACAGAATTAGTACTGCTGACGCCGCTTCTCTGAGGAAAAGGTGCACTCTTTGCCTGGAAAACCATGCAACACATaagtgtataaaatataaagaaccaGAGCATAAGCTGAGACGCTTAGAAGAACTTAATGGTTGCAAGAAATTTGCTAACATTGGACATACCACTGACAAATGCAAATTTAAATTctttaagaaatgctatttttgtaagggttggcatttttcatttttgtgtgaACATCAAGGTGAAAAATCTCATGATGAAAAACTACAAATGAATGAGAGAGGTAGCAAGGAAGTAAAAGCAGGTAATTCAAAACACAGGGAAACCTCAAGTGATGTAATGATTATAACTAAGGCTTTGCATACCACTGATGGCGCCTCTGTTTTGCCAACTTTTacctgtgaaatgttgaatggagcCCTTGTTAGAGGTTTGAAGGACTGTGGCTGTCAGACCAGTTTTGTAACTGAAAAACTTGCAAGTGATAATAGGTTGAAAGTGTTAggagataatgtctctttaacagtCAATGGTTTTAATTCAAGTAAGAAGTATAAATCCAAGATAGTTGAATTAAAGTACAACTTTGATGATAAGGCTTGTATAATGCATGCATTGTGTGTACCAAGCATAGATATAAATTTGTCATTGCCAGGAATTTCAGAAGTGgccagggcctttgccaaaaaaggCTTCAAATTAGCTGATAAATATTTGACTGATGGTAGTGATAAAATAAAGGACATTGACTTGATACTCGGTACAAATGACGCCCATTGTTTATTGGATTTTTCAGTAAAATTTGGCAATGATCAACCATCTGTTTATTTGGGATCAACTGCAGGAGTGATGTTAATGGGTAATGTCAAGATTAGGCAACAGAATCTACCTTAtctttcaaaggatttttcttgttCTCGGTGTTCAAAGCACTCTCGCTCGGTTGCCGATTATGAGGAGGAATGA
- the LOC137624683 gene encoding uncharacterized protein → MAMPNLISQLNLYPDTHNLIRVNCKFNEKRSVTNQTYPILLSRESTLTKLIISDEHLLLKHAGCYALLTELRRKFWIPKFFSTVKRILKECVVCRRYNQRPVKLNQSAYREFRLSPYDKPFGNVYLDYCGPFYVSQGKDKVKVWILVISCMFTRAVNLKICMDMTVEEFLRALSLHSFEYGVPQFIVSDLGTQIVAGANIGQDFLKDAETVQYLTDNNVEKVHFQQYYKGCSQLGGLVESVV, encoded by the coding sequence ATGGCTATGCCTAATTTAATATCACAGTTGAATTTGTATCCAGACACTCATAATTTAATAAGAGTGAATTGTAAATTTAATGAGAAGCGCAGTGTAACCAACCAAACTTATCCTATTCTTTTATCAAGAGAGAGTACTCTAACAAAACTTATTATATCGGATGAACATTTGCTTTTGAAACATGCTGGTTGCTATGCCCTTTTGACAGAATTACGTAGGAAATTCTGGATACCAAAATTCTTCTCAACAGTTAAAAGGATTCTGAAGGAATGTGTTGTATGCCGGAGATATAACCAAAGACCTGTCAAACTTAATCAATCAGCCTATAGGGAATTTAGATTGAGTCCATATGATAAACCATTTGGTAATGTATACCTTGATTATTGTGGTCCATTTTATGTGAGCCAAGGGAAAGATAAAGTCAAGGTTTGGATCCTTGTTATTTCATGCATGTTCACACGAGCAGTTAATCTTAAGATCTGTATGGATATGACAGTTGAAGAGTTTTTGCGTGCTTTGTCACTGCATTCTTTTGAATATGGAGTCCCTCAGTTTATAGTAAGTGATTTGGGTACGCAAATAGTAGCAGGAGCCAATATTGGTCAGGATTTCCTGAAGGATGCTGAGACTGTTCAGTATTTAACTGATAATAATGTCGAGAAAGTCCATTTTCAACAGTACTATAAGGGTTGCAGTCAGCTTGGAGGATTGGTTGAGAGCGTAGTCTAA
- the LOC137624396 gene encoding uncharacterized protein isoform X2, producing MTKHMIRKSIKNSFIEFRDFEYLVCHAVHLINRRPIAFKEALRDCSNNVPTPITPEELIHGYSLVSLNIILALQADPDSDEDFQVDFDVVHKIKTSYEKLKLIRTNLLEIYHREFMNTLIKQATDKKERYAPVNHKQISIGDVVLIKDDGYKPVNYPMGIVNEVFKNINGEVTAAKVLKGKTNEITKRHVTSLIPLLRKESDEDNIASDYDEEDAVASKEEIPGMDILENVY from the coding sequence ATGACCAAGCATATGATACGGAAGTCAATAAAAAATAGTTTCATTGAATTCAGGGATTTTGAATATCTTGTTTGTCATGCTGTACATTTGATCAATAGAAGGCCTATTGCATTCAAAGAAGCATTAAGAGATTGTTCTAATAATGTACCAACCCCTATAACGCCAGAGGAACTTATTCATGGATATTCATTGGTCTCTTTGAATATTATTCTTGCATTACAAGCTGACCCTGATTCTGATGAGGATTTTCAGGTTGACTTTGATGTTGTacataaaattaaaacatcttATGAGAAGCTGAAACTAATTAGAACTAACTTGCTGGAAATCTATCATCGGGAATTCATGAACACTTTAATTAAACAAGCTACTGATAAGAAGGAAAGATATGCTCCTGTAAACCATAAACAAATCAGTATCGGCGATGTTGTGCTGATTAAGGATGATGGATATAAACCTGTTAATTATCCTATGGGAATTGTCAAtgaagttttcaagaatatcaacGGAGAGGTAACTGCTGCAAAAGTTCTGAAGGGTAAAACCAATGAAATAACTAAAAGGCATGTTACTTCTTTAATACCACTCTTGAGGAAGGAGTCTGATGAGGATAATATAGCATCAGATTATGATGAGGAGGATGCTGTAGCATCGAAAGAAGAGATTCCAGGCATGGACATTCTAGAAAACGTCTACTGA